The sequence below is a genomic window from Novosphingobium sp. KACC 22771.
ACCTTGCCGTCCGACATCGTGTCGAAGTCGTCTGGAATTCCTGCAAAATCCGATTTCTCGACAAGCTCACGCTCGGGAACTTCCATGCCGATCGCTGCGGCCAGAGCGAGGTTTGCGAATTCGTTCTCGGAAACGCCCGGAAAAGCGGTCGAGGGAAATTTGGCGATATACTGGCCATCATTGTCGCCCAATGGGAGCGTCAAGCCTCCGCCTTTGCCGGTGTTTTTCATGACAGACAGCTTCATCTGAACACCAGCCAGCGAGAAACGTGCTTTGCCTTTTCCCTCCTCGCGCACAGGCTGAACGGCAAGCGCCCCTTCGCTCGGCACAACCCGAATTGCTCCAGGCAGGTCGGCCCCAAGAGCTGCCAGCAAATCGAAATCATTGCCGGGACGCACCGCTCCGGCATGATGCTTTTCCATCGCTTCGCGCAGTTTGTCTTCCGGCAACAGATTGGCAAAAAATGCGGGCACCGTCTTGCTGACCGGCTTGGGGTCTTTTCGCAGGCCTCCGTTAGCTGCCCGCAGCGACAGGCTCAGAACCGGATGGCCGCCGGTCTGGCGGTAGCTCTCATCGAGACTGAAGGCACTGAAGTCGCCAGGGGTGCGGACAATCACGCCCACCTTTAGCGAATTGAGATAAACATCGAGAGAGGTGATGGCGTTAGGAGCGCGAGAATTTTGTTTCATGGTAGTCATCATCCGGAAGTGCGGAAAAGGCGGGCAGGTCATCCTCCTCGTCGGGTCGCATCAAAGCCTGCAAAGCGGGGAGCAGGGCTTGCGGAATGAGCACCATTTCAAGGCCCAGCGCCCGCGCGATGTTGGTGAGCGTGGTGGCGCGAGCCGCAACGGTGCCTTTCTCTATATCCCGGTAGCGAGGGCGCGATATTCCGGCGAGTTCGGCGAGTTGCTCCTGCGTCAGGCCGGCGGTCAGTCTGGC
It includes:
- a CDS encoding helix-turn-helix domain-containing protein, yielding MPSDNETLQAIGNAFAKARLTAGLTQEQLAELAGISRPRYRDIEKGTVAARATTLTNIARALGLEMVLIPQALLPALQALMRPDEEDDLPAFSALPDDDYHETKFSRS
- a CDS encoding type II toxin-antitoxin system HipA family toxin — protein: MKQNSRAPNAITSLDVYLNSLKVGVIVRTPGDFSAFSLDESYRQTGGHPVLSLSLRAANGGLRKDPKPVSKTVPAFFANLLPEDKLREAMEKHHAGAVRPGNDFDLLAALGADLPGAIRVVPSEGALAVQPVREEGKGKARFSLAGVQMKLSVMKNTGKGGGLTLPLGDNDGQYIAKFPSTAFPGVSENEFANLALAAAIGMEVPERELVEKSDFAGIPDDFDTMSDGKVLLIRRFDRDGGHSRIHIEDMAQVFGIYPARKYDGAAYHDIASALNVAISPSAALEFVRRLTLAAITGNGDMHLKNWSLIYRGDGNTPALSPVYDLLSTVPYIPADGMALSLGGERSFKALTADRWKAFAHRARMPEPAVLRAVTDTVALVNENWWQLPERAHVPDRVLERIDAHVKTLSPILNSCTNS